The following coding sequences are from one Sardina pilchardus chromosome 16, fSarPil1.1, whole genome shotgun sequence window:
- the LOC134060575 gene encoding mucin-2-like, producing MWQKATIVYVLILAIAQSASTTTTTGATTETGATQPTTTGGTQSTTTGGTQSTTTGETQSTMNGGTQSTTTGATQSTATGGTQSTTTGATQSTTTGETESTATGETQTTPAPTPTATLSATTGATQSATTGATQSTITGGTQSTTTAGTQSAMNGGSQSTTTTAAESTETGATQSTSTGETESTATGETQTTPAPTPTATLSATTGATQSATTGATQSTTTGGTQSTTTAGTQSAMNGGSQSTTTTAAESTETGATQSTTTGGTQSTMTRETQSTTTGATQSTATGGTQSTTTGAIQSTTTGATQSTSTGATQSAMTGGTQSSTTTAAESTETGATQSTTPGGTQSTMTGETQSTTTEETQSTTTGATQSTTTGTMTEVTQEATSTVPAEVAPTTTNTPAPSTPTTTTMPTTTTAPITTTAPTTTTMPTTTIAPTTTIAPTTTIAPTTTTMPITTAPTTRSAPTTTTATTTTTPATTQPPRPAPVIELEVVLVIVFQQALTDPQSTAFQTQAMIVENACNLIYRRRFGIFFEECIVRGFRLVSRNRMDNVETDVDLVFDTDSTEPLPSNADVVETLRTAINDSNSGFNLTVLPGSISVTSAPRSRSTPQFGTNETFTADLSNSSSDAFRARSTLIKAELEPFFLQDFESDFIRLTPTSFSNGSIIHMMDITVTANGTFPNETQIIATLMRAVQSGNVSLPIISINGTALSAGEISSKINFLSACGLTIISLLVVQLW from the exons ATGTGGCAAAAGGCAACCATTGTATATGTGCTTATACTTG CCATCGCACAATcagcttcaacaacaacaacaactgggGCAACAACTGAAACTGGGGCTACACAACCAACTACGACTGGaggaacacaatcaactacGACTGGaggaacacaatcaactacgaccggagaaacacaatcaactatgaATGGAGGAActcaatcaactacaactggagcaacacaatcaactgcaactggaggaacacaatcaactacaactggagcaacacaatcaactacaactggagaaacagaatcaactgcaactggagaaaCGCAAACGACACCAGCACCCACGCCTACAGCGACTCTATCagctacaactggagcaacacaatcagctacaactggagcaacacaatcaactataACTGGAGGAAcgcaatcaactacaactgcaGGAACACAATCAGCTATGAATGGAGGATCTcaatcaactacaacaacagcagcagaatcaACTGAAACTGGGGCTACACAATCAACCTCAACTGGAGAAACAgagtcaactgcaactggagaaaCGCAAACGACACCAGCACCCACGCCTACAGCGACTCTATCagctacaactggagcaacacaatcagctacaactggagcaacacaatcaactacaactggaggaacgcaatcaactacaactgcaGGAACACAATCAGCTATGAATGGAGGATctcaatcaactacaactacaGCAGCAGAATCAACTGAAACTGGGgctacacaatcaactacaactggtggaacacaatcaactatgaccagagaaacacaatcaactacaactggagcaacacaatcaactgcaactggaggaacacaatcaactacaactggagcaatacaatcaactacaactggagcaacacaatcaacctcaactggagcaacacaatcagctATGACTGGAGGAACTCAATCATCTACAACTACAGCAGCAGAATCAACTGAAACTGGGgctacacaatcaactacaccTGGTGGAACACAATCAACTATGACCGGAGAAACACAATCAACGACAACTGaagaaacacaatcaactacaactggagcaacacaatcaacgaCAACTGGAACAATGACTGAAGTAACACAAGAAGCCACATCCACTGTCCCTGCAGAAGTGGCCCCTACTACTACAAATACCCCAGCCCCTTCTACCCCTACTACCACCACAATGCCCACCACAACAACAGCGCCCATCACAACAACAGcgcccacaacaacaacaatgcccACCACAACAATAGCGCCCACCACAACAATAGCGCCCACCACAACAATAGcgcccaccacaacaacaatgcCCATCACAACAGCGCCCACCACAAGATCAGCGCCCACCACAACAACGGCCACAACAACTACAACTCCCGCTACAACTCAACCTCCTCGTCCAGCTCCAGTTATTGAGCTTGAAGTTGTCCTTGTCATAGTGTTTCAACAAGCTCTTACTGACCCACAGAGCACAGCATTCCAGACACAAGCAATGATAgttgaaaatgca TGTAACTTGATCTATCGACGGCGTTTTGGAATCTTCTTTGAAGAATGCATTGTGAGAGGATTCAG GTTGGTTTCTCGAAACCGAATGgacaatgttgagacagatgttgACCTTGTGTTTGATACTGATTCAACGGAACCCCTCCCATCAAATGCAGATGTTGTGGAGACCTTGCGTACTGCCATAAATGACTCTAATTCAGGCTTTAATCTGACTGTGCTTCCCGGATCCATttctgtgacaa GTGCCCCCCGCTCAAGAAGCACTCCCCAGTTCGGCACCAACGAAACATTTACTGCCGATCTTTCAAATTCCAGTTCCGATGCCTTCCGTGCCAGATCCACCCTCATTAAAGCAGAG CTTGAGCCGTTTTTCTTGCAAGACTTTGAATCAGATTTCATCAGGCTTACCCCAACAAGCTTCAG CAATGGATCAATTATCCATATGATGGACATTACTGTGACTGCAAACGGCACATTTCCCAATGAAACGCAGATTATTGCCACTTTGATGAGAGCTGTTCAGAGTGGAAATGTGTCACTCCCCATCATCTCCATCAATGGCACAG cgcTGTCAGCAGGTGAAATCAGCAGCAAGATTAACTTCCTGAGTGCCTGTGGGCTCACCATCATATCCCtccttgtggttcagctctggtAG